A single genomic interval of Rosistilla ulvae harbors:
- the rpoB gene encoding DNA-directed RNA polymerase subunit beta — translation MATTTERRLEPENVRYFGSGREAFATPDLTALQTASYAAFLQADADSDKRKVQGLESVLKEVFPVESYDGNISLEYLRYELGKPRYTSAECRQLRLSYGRPLRVWLRLNRDEPIEEEVFLGDLPIMMGGGEFIINGAERVVVSQMHRSPGIDFVMEAEGTSDRKLPSCRVIPERGSWVEVNITKKETLSVRIDQSGKFSALTLLRAMSPELSSDSDLLRAFYKTETLKTADGRSAAKLVDKIAVDDIIYPSGNARAGEIIVEAGHKISKEAAEMISASGCKSVELMDAPKVPLIVNSLSEDNTSSHEEALLRIYQRLRPGNPPQLEKARTLFAEKFYDSNRYRLGRVGRFRINRKLNLNVSEDEMTLRSDDVIASISYLIALFDPDSGAEIDDIDHLGNRRLRTIDELASEELRKGFLKLRRTVQERMSLKDAEDMTPRSLVNPKSVSAAIDYFFGRGELSQVVDQTNPLSQLTHERRLSALGPGGLNRKRAGFEVRDVHISHYGRICPIETPEGTNIGLISSLAIYAGVDDYGFLVTPYRKVQDGKLTEDFVWLRADEENESFVAPADTEVKDSALVPGPNLIARFRSDFEIVQPEQVHYMDVAPSQMVGVSAGLIPFLEHDDANRALMGSNMQRQAVPLLVAEPPIVGTGMEREVAQNSAMLVRARRSGKVTYVDSMRIEIGSDHYVLKKYQGLNERTCLNQRPVVKLGERVEKDQIIADGAATHKGQLALGRNVLVGFMSFDGFNYEDAIIISENLVKADTYTSIHIEDFDVEIRETKLGREEFTRDIPNVSEKALRNLDENGIVQVGTYVKPGDILVGKVSPKSKTELTPEEKLLHAIFGRAGEDVKNDSLEVSSGVEGIVIDTQKFSRRMSLSEDERKLFEQELKQVESEGNAEISHTFTQMIEEMQAAIKTKFKDTDGSPLVGDQDPKYIAERASSFSVIRLLEQVKDPEQQNEIRTIYKSQWSNVEAAIDDRDRKLNSMKRGDELRSGVLQMVKVYVATKRVISVGDKMAGRHGNKGVISKILPQEDMPFLPDGTPIQIMLNPLGVPSRMNVGQILETHLGWAGAKLGFQAITPVFDGASEEDINDCLEEAGLPRHGKIRLRDGRTGDLLSQETTVGYIYMLKLHHLVDDKVHARSTGPYSLITQQPLGGKARFGGQRFGEMEVWALEAYGAAYILQELLTVKSDDVEGRTKIYESMVKGENTLEAGTPASFDVLTNEIRGLALNMQLEKRPV, via the coding sequence ATGGCTACCACCACCGAGCGCCGATTGGAACCTGAGAATGTCCGTTACTTTGGATCCGGACGCGAAGCTTTCGCGACTCCCGATCTAACAGCCTTGCAAACCGCCAGTTATGCGGCGTTCTTACAAGCCGACGCGGATTCCGATAAACGCAAGGTACAAGGCCTTGAGTCGGTTCTTAAGGAAGTTTTTCCCGTCGAAAGCTACGACGGAAACATCTCGTTGGAATACCTGCGATACGAGCTTGGCAAGCCTCGCTACACCTCCGCGGAATGCCGTCAATTGCGACTCTCTTACGGTCGCCCATTGCGTGTTTGGTTGCGTTTGAACCGCGACGAACCGATCGAAGAAGAGGTGTTCCTGGGCGATCTGCCGATCATGATGGGTGGTGGTGAATTCATCATCAATGGTGCCGAGCGTGTCGTCGTCAGCCAGATGCACCGCTCGCCCGGTATCGACTTTGTGATGGAAGCCGAAGGGACCAGCGACCGCAAGCTGCCAAGCTGCCGCGTGATCCCCGAACGCGGAAGTTGGGTCGAAGTCAACATCACGAAGAAAGAGACGCTGAGCGTCCGGATCGATCAAAGCGGTAAGTTCAGCGCCCTGACGCTGCTCCGCGCGATGTCGCCCGAACTCTCGTCGGATTCGGACCTTTTGCGAGCGTTCTACAAAACCGAAACACTCAAGACCGCCGACGGTCGATCGGCCGCCAAACTTGTCGACAAGATCGCCGTCGATGATATCATCTACCCAAGCGGCAATGCCCGAGCCGGCGAGATCATCGTCGAAGCCGGTCATAAGATCAGCAAAGAAGCTGCGGAGATGATCAGCGCCAGCGGCTGTAAGTCGGTCGAATTGATGGACGCGCCCAAGGTCCCATTGATCGTCAACTCGCTCAGCGAAGACAACACCAGCAGCCACGAAGAAGCATTGCTGCGAATCTACCAGCGTCTGCGTCCGGGCAATCCGCCGCAACTGGAGAAAGCGCGCACGCTGTTCGCCGAGAAATTCTACGACTCCAACCGCTACCGTTTGGGGCGCGTCGGACGTTTCCGCATCAACCGGAAATTGAATCTGAACGTTTCCGAAGACGAGATGACTCTCCGTTCGGACGACGTGATCGCATCGATCTCGTACCTGATCGCGTTGTTCGATCCAGACAGCGGAGCCGAGATCGACGATATCGATCACTTGGGCAACCGACGTCTGCGAACGATCGACGAATTGGCGTCGGAAGAACTCCGCAAGGGCTTCCTGAAGCTGCGTCGTACGGTTCAAGAGCGAATGAGCTTGAAGGACGCCGAAGACATGACGCCTCGCTCGTTGGTCAACCCAAAGAGCGTCAGCGCGGCGATCGATTACTTCTTCGGTCGCGGTGAACTTTCGCAGGTGGTCGATCAAACGAACCCGTTGAGCCAATTGACGCACGAACGTCGTCTGTCCGCTCTGGGCCCCGGTGGTTTGAATCGTAAACGTGCGGGCTTTGAAGTCCGCGATGTTCACATTTCTCACTACGGCCGGATCTGCCCGATCGAGACTCCTGAAGGTACAAACATTGGTCTGATCAGCTCGTTGGCGATCTACGCCGGTGTGGACGACTACGGATTTTTGGTGACGCCGTACCGCAAAGTACAAGACGGCAAGCTGACCGAAGATTTTGTCTGGTTGCGAGCCGACGAGGAGAACGAATCCTTTGTCGCTCCCGCCGATACCGAGGTCAAAGACTCGGCACTGGTTCCCGGTCCCAACTTGATCGCGCGTTTCCGCAGCGACTTTGAAATCGTCCAACCCGAGCAGGTCCACTACATGGACGTTGCACCGAGCCAGATGGTCGGTGTTTCGGCCGGTTTGATTCCGTTCCTCGAGCACGATGATGCGAACCGCGCGTTGATGGGTTCGAATATGCAGCGGCAAGCTGTGCCGCTGCTGGTCGCCGAACCGCCGATCGTCGGCACCGGGATGGAACGCGAAGTTGCACAGAACAGTGCGATGTTGGTTCGCGCCCGCCGCTCGGGCAAGGTCACCTACGTCGATTCGATGCGAATCGAGATCGGTTCGGACCACTACGTCTTGAAGAAGTACCAAGGTCTGAACGAACGAACCTGCCTGAACCAGCGTCCGGTCGTCAAACTGGGCGAACGGGTCGAGAAGGACCAGATCATCGCCGATGGTGCTGCGACCCATAAGGGTCAACTGGCTCTGGGACGCAACGTGCTGGTTGGCTTTATGTCGTTCGACGGGTTCAATTACGAAGATGCGATCATCATCTCCGAGAACTTGGTCAAAGCCGACACGTACACTTCGATCCACATCGAAGACTTCGATGTCGAGATTCGCGAGACCAAACTGGGACGCGAAGAATTCACTCGCGACATTCCCAACGTCTCCGAAAAGGCGTTGCGCAACTTGGACGAAAACGGGATCGTACAAGTCGGAACGTATGTCAAACCGGGCGACATCCTGGTCGGTAAAGTCTCGCCCAAGAGCAAAACCGAACTGACACCGGAAGAAAAACTGTTGCACGCGATCTTCGGTCGTGCCGGTGAAGACGTGAAGAACGATTCGCTGGAAGTCTCCTCGGGCGTCGAAGGTATCGTGATCGATACCCAGAAGTTCAGCCGCCGGATGAGTCTGTCCGAAGACGAGCGAAAGCTTTTCGAACAAGAACTCAAGCAGGTCGAAAGCGAAGGCAATGCGGAGATTTCGCACACCTTTACGCAGATGATCGAAGAGATGCAGGCCGCGATCAAGACGAAGTTCAAGGATACCGACGGTTCACCTTTGGTGGGCGATCAGGATCCGAAGTACATCGCCGAACGCGCCAGTTCGTTCAGCGTGATTCGCTTGCTGGAACAGGTCAAAGACCCGGAACAGCAAAACGAAATCCGCACGATCTACAAATCGCAATGGTCCAACGTGGAAGCCGCGATCGACGACCGCGACCGCAAGCTGAACAGCATGAAGCGTGGCGATGAACTTCGCAGCGGCGTGTTGCAGATGGTCAAGGTCTACGTCGCCACCAAGCGTGTGATCAGCGTCGGCGATAAGATGGCTGGTCGCCACGGTAACAAGGGTGTGATCTCCAAGATCTTGCCTCAAGAGGATATGCCGTTCCTGCCCGATGGAACTCCGATCCAGATCATGCTCAATCCGCTGGGTGTACCTAGCCGTATGAACGTGGGACAGATTCTGGAAACCCACCTCGGTTGGGCGGGTGCGAAGCTCGGCTTCCAAGCGATCACGCCCGTCTTCGACGGTGCGAGCGAAGAGGACATCAACGACTGCTTGGAAGAAGCGGGATTGCCACGGCACGGTAAGATTCGGCTTCGCGATGGACGTACCGGCGATCTGCTGTCGCAGGAAACGACTGTCGGTTACATCTACATGCTGAAACTGCACCACTTGGTCGACGACAAGGTCCACGCTCGCAGCACCGGTCCTTATTCGTTGATCACACAGCAACCGTTGGGTGGTAAAGCACGGTTCGGTGGCCAGCGTTTCGGAGAGATGGAAGTTTGGGCGTTGGAAGCTTATGGCGCCGCTTACATCCTGCAGGAATTGCTGACGGTTAAGAGCGACGATGTCGAAGGTCGAACCAAGATCTACGAATCGATGGTCAAGGGTGAAAACACCTTGGAAGCGGGCACGCCAGCCAGCTTCGACGTTTTGACCAACGAGATTCGCGGCTTGGCCCTCAACATGCAGCTTGAGAAACGTCCGGTCTAA
- a CDS encoding sulfurtransferase: protein MSTTSVPAQSILNVAAYKFVALSDLPDLRATLLAALKSLGLKGTILLSPEGINLFLAGEPDAVRAMIDRLHSFPEFADLEFKESLSDHQPFNRALVRLKREIIAFGVDGIDPAHRTSPKLPAKQLREWLDQGREVTLLDVRNDYEVALGTFENATPIGVDHFRDFPDAVAKLPEEAKDRPLVMFCTGGIRCEKAGPLMQREGFKEVYQLEGGILKYFEEVGGAHYQGDCFVFDQRVAVAPNLEETDTELCYACQATLTLEEQQSPHYVPSVSCPHCYKPEDQQIIDQCQKRNQAILAATDPLPGSTPQDNIRPICVSEKCDGLALIDLLDRAHPHVGRDVWQARCDAGLLRLEGEPVDGQQTVAVGQRYQHVIPAEIEPDVNPAIEILYEDAAIVVANKPAPLPMHPSGRFNRNTLTSILKTVYHPEQLRIAHRLDANTSGVVVLSRSKAAARQIQPQFESGKVKKTYLARVHGHPTGDSFECNAAISAVPTQAGLRTIDEAGQASATRFEVLKRLDDGTTLLQVTPLTGRTNQIRVHLWHLGFPIVGDPAYLTDGKLGETQTLAVDAPTMCLHAWKLQFSPAGNDETVEMSAPQPAWAN from the coding sequence ATGAGTACCACATCTGTTCCCGCTCAATCGATCTTAAACGTCGCGGCTTATAAGTTTGTCGCGCTTTCGGATCTCCCCGATTTGCGAGCCACGTTGCTGGCCGCTCTGAAATCGCTGGGCCTCAAAGGGACGATTCTGCTGAGCCCCGAAGGGATCAATCTATTCCTGGCGGGCGAACCCGACGCGGTCCGCGCGATGATCGATCGGCTGCACAGCTTCCCCGAATTCGCCGATCTGGAATTCAAAGAGAGCCTCAGCGACCACCAGCCGTTCAACCGAGCGCTCGTCCGCCTGAAACGCGAGATCATCGCGTTTGGTGTCGATGGGATCGACCCAGCCCATCGGACCAGTCCCAAGCTGCCGGCGAAGCAATTGCGAGAGTGGTTGGACCAGGGACGCGAGGTGACTCTGCTGGATGTTCGCAACGACTACGAAGTCGCCCTGGGAACGTTCGAGAACGCTACGCCGATCGGTGTCGATCACTTTCGCGATTTCCCCGACGCGGTCGCCAAGCTGCCCGAAGAGGCCAAGGACCGTCCGTTGGTGATGTTCTGCACCGGCGGAATTCGCTGCGAAAAAGCGGGTCCGCTGATGCAACGCGAGGGTTTCAAAGAGGTCTACCAATTGGAAGGTGGAATTCTCAAATACTTCGAAGAGGTTGGTGGAGCTCATTACCAAGGCGACTGTTTCGTCTTCGACCAACGCGTCGCCGTCGCCCCTAACTTGGAAGAGACCGACACCGAACTCTGTTACGCCTGCCAAGCCACGCTGACTCTCGAAGAACAGCAATCGCCGCACTACGTCCCCAGTGTCTCGTGTCCGCATTGTTACAAGCCCGAAGATCAACAGATTATCGACCAGTGCCAGAAACGCAATCAAGCGATCTTGGCCGCGACCGATCCGCTTCCAGGCAGCACGCCGCAAGATAACATCCGCCCGATCTGCGTTTCCGAAAAGTGTGACGGTCTGGCGTTGATCGACCTGTTGGATCGAGCCCATCCGCACGTGGGACGCGATGTCTGGCAAGCGCGCTGCGACGCGGGACTGCTGCGTTTGGAAGGCGAACCTGTCGACGGACAACAGACCGTCGCCGTCGGTCAGCGGTACCAACACGTGATCCCGGCGGAGATCGAACCCGACGTGAATCCAGCGATCGAGATCTTGTACGAAGACGCAGCGATCGTCGTCGCCAACAAACCGGCTCCGCTGCCGATGCATCCCTCGGGACGATTCAATCGCAACACGCTGACATCGATCTTGAAGACGGTCTACCATCCGGAGCAACTGCGGATCGCACACCGCTTGGACGCCAACACCAGCGGCGTTGTCGTCCTCTCGCGATCCAAAGCTGCCGCCCGGCAGATTCAACCTCAGTTCGAATCGGGGAAAGTCAAGAAGACCTACCTGGCTCGCGTGCACGGGCATCCAACCGGGGATTCCTTCGAGTGCAACGCAGCGATCTCTGCAGTTCCAACGCAAGCTGGCCTGCGAACGATCGATGAAGCCGGCCAAGCCTCGGCGACGCGGTTTGAAGTGCTGAAGCGATTGGACGACGGCACAACGCTGCTGCAAGTCACTCCGCTGACAGGCCGCACCAACCAGATCCGCGTTCACCTGTGGCACCTCGGATTCCCGATCGTCGGCGACCCGGCCTATCTCACCGACGGCAAACTAGGCGAAACGCAAACGCTCGCCGTCGACGCTCCCACGATGTGCCTGCACGCCTGGAAGCTGCAGTTCTCGCCAGCCGGGAACGACGAAACCGTCGAAATGTCAGCACCCCAACCAGCCTGGGCAAACTAA
- the rpoC gene encoding DNA-directed RNA polymerase subunit beta', with the protein MSNGESTTYDRINDYASVKINLARPQDIRGWSFGEVKKPETINYRTYRPEKDGLFCERIFGPEKDWECACGKYRGMKYKGMICDRCGVKVTHSRVRRKRMGHIELAAPIVHIWFFKAMPSRLGNLLSMKTTSLEKVIYFQDYVVVDPGQTDLELQQMLTEEEYRAAKAQWGDNAFEADMGAEAVRKLLGKLDLVALSEKLRVDLEETGSKQKAKDLINRLKIVESIRDSDNRPEWMVLDVIPVIPPDLRPLVLLDSGNFATSDLNDLYRRIINRNNRLRKLVDLNAPEVIIRNEKRMLQQSVDALFDNNRCKRPVLGSSNRPLKSLTDMIKGKQGRFRENLLGKRVDYSARSVIVVGPRLKLHQCGLPKKIALELYQPFIIRKLKELGHADTIKSAKKMLERKDEEVWDILETVIRNHPVMLNRAPTLHRMGIQAFEPTLVEGNAINLHPLVCKGFNADFDGDQMAVHLPLSIEAQVEAHTLMLSTNNIFAPSNGKPIMSPSQDMVMGCYFITVELPDQKGEGMTFSCAEEAEMAYREGVIALHAKIRVRLPKYRKIKTPDDSAKGGQIIDTTYGRIMFNEMLPLGMDYYNQAMRSGDLASAISDTYQRLGRKATIQVLDDMMQLGFRESTRSGLSFATDDLVTPDSKVKFIAEAEKEVMKQRKNYDRGLITGDERYKKVLDTWTGAREKITTDMMHAMEHDFRPGGWYVNPVYLMAHSGARGGIEQIRQLGGMRGLMAKPSGEIIETPIKANFREGLTVLEYFSSTHGARKGLADTALKTADSGYLTRKLADVAQNVVITMEDCGTTQGITKNVIYRGEKVEVRLADSINGRVSRQNIVDPITDEVIVRESEMITPEIARKVEEMGLEKIQVRSPMTCDAPLGICRRCYGMDMATGSLVEEGMAVGIIAAQSIGEPGTQLTMRTFHIGGSVDVAMEDSDIRAQKGGFVRLTRLRAVINEEGQLVALTRNGEIAVVDDRGREIEKHEVPTGATLPVKDGEEVKAGAILCEWNPHSVPILAEVDGKVRFDDIVEGETMKLEREASGNMRMTIMEHKGELHPQIVIEDATGATLNVQYLPERAVIKIKEGTQIKTGSALAEMPRESGGVSDITGGLPRITEIFEARKPKEPAVIAEVDGTVEILAEKKRGKRTIVVRSESGIEREHLVPHGKRFLVHTGDIVRAGQALIDGPLVPHDILRVSGEEAVQQYLLHEVQQVYRSQRVEINDKHVEIIIARMLRKVKIESSGNTSILPGLVMDRFEFRRANQSMAKCVKISDKGDSDFAESSIIPKETFEQTNAEIEALGGSPARGKKPRGATASTQLLGITKASVQSSSFISAASFQETTKVLTEAALAGKVDRLVGLKENVILGHLIPAGTGFRIFQDSEVSYRREAMEELAGTAPQQLEESFPLLADGAPPADDSGSQATPPASVQTLDSLLGGGKTDE; encoded by the coding sequence ATGTCCAACGGCGAAAGCACCACTTACGACCGCATCAATGATTACGCCTCGGTCAAGATCAACCTGGCCCGCCCGCAAGACATCCGCGGCTGGTCGTTTGGTGAGGTCAAGAAGCCAGAGACGATCAACTACCGTACCTACCGTCCCGAGAAGGATGGTCTGTTTTGCGAGCGGATCTTTGGCCCTGAAAAGGACTGGGAGTGCGCATGCGGTAAATACCGCGGCATGAAATACAAGGGAATGATCTGCGATCGCTGCGGTGTGAAAGTCACGCACAGCCGCGTTCGTCGTAAGCGGATGGGCCACATCGAATTGGCTGCGCCGATCGTTCACATCTGGTTCTTCAAAGCGATGCCTAGCCGCTTGGGCAACCTCTTGAGCATGAAGACGACCAGCCTGGAAAAGGTGATCTACTTCCAGGACTACGTCGTTGTCGATCCAGGTCAAACCGACCTCGAACTGCAACAGATGCTGACCGAAGAAGAGTACCGCGCCGCCAAGGCTCAGTGGGGCGACAACGCCTTCGAAGCCGACATGGGCGCCGAAGCTGTCCGCAAGCTGTTGGGCAAACTCGACCTGGTCGCGCTGTCGGAAAAACTGCGCGTCGATCTGGAAGAGACCGGCAGCAAGCAGAAAGCCAAAGACCTGATCAACCGCTTGAAGATCGTCGAATCGATCCGCGACAGCGACAACCGTCCCGAATGGATGGTCCTGGACGTGATCCCCGTGATCCCGCCCGACCTGCGTCCTCTGGTTCTGCTGGACAGCGGCAACTTCGCGACCAGCGACCTGAACGACCTCTATCGCCGGATCATCAACCGCAACAACCGGTTGCGTAAGTTGGTCGATCTGAACGCGCCTGAAGTGATCATTCGCAACGAAAAGCGGATGTTGCAACAATCGGTCGACGCACTGTTCGACAACAACCGTTGCAAGCGTCCGGTACTGGGCAGCAGCAATCGTCCGCTGAAATCCTTGACCGACATGATCAAGGGTAAACAGGGGCGTTTCCGTGAAAACCTGCTGGGTAAACGTGTCGATTATTCCGCTCGTTCGGTAATCGTCGTCGGTCCTCGTCTGAAGCTGCACCAATGCGGACTTCCCAAGAAGATCGCGTTGGAACTGTACCAACCGTTCATCATTCGCAAGCTGAAAGAGCTGGGTCACGCCGACACGATCAAATCGGCGAAGAAGATGCTCGAGCGAAAAGACGAAGAGGTTTGGGATATCCTGGAAACCGTCATCCGCAACCACCCGGTGATGTTGAACCGGGCTCCTACGTTGCACCGGATGGGTATCCAGGCGTTCGAACCAACCTTGGTCGAAGGTAACGCGATCAACCTGCACCCGCTGGTTTGCAAAGGCTTCAACGCCGACTTCGACGGCGATCAGATGGCGGTCCACTTGCCGCTTTCGATCGAGGCACAAGTCGAAGCGCACACGTTGATGTTGAGCACAAACAACATTTTCGCGCCGTCCAATGGTAAGCCGATCATGAGTCCGTCGCAGGACATGGTCATGGGTTGCTACTTCATCACGGTCGAGCTGCCCGATCAAAAGGGCGAAGGCATGACCTTCAGCTGTGCTGAAGAAGCCGAGATGGCTTATCGCGAAGGCGTCATCGCGCTGCACGCGAAGATTCGCGTCCGGTTGCCGAAGTACCGCAAGATCAAGACGCCCGACGATTCGGCCAAGGGCGGTCAGATCATCGACACAACCTACGGACGCATCATGTTCAATGAGATGCTGCCGCTGGGTATGGATTATTACAACCAAGCGATGCGTTCGGGCGATCTCGCCTCGGCGATTAGCGATACCTACCAACGTCTGGGTCGTAAAGCGACGATCCAAGTGTTGGACGACATGATGCAGTTGGGCTTCCGCGAATCGACTCGCAGCGGTTTGTCGTTTGCGACCGATGATCTGGTAACTCCCGATTCAAAGGTCAAGTTCATCGCCGAAGCTGAAAAAGAGGTGATGAAGCAACGCAAGAACTACGATCGCGGTTTGATCACCGGCGACGAGCGGTACAAGAAGGTACTTGATACCTGGACCGGTGCTCGTGAAAAGATCACGACCGACATGATGCACGCGATGGAACACGATTTCCGTCCCGGCGGTTGGTATGTGAACCCTGTATATCTGATGGCCCACTCCGGTGCTCGTGGTGGTATTGAACAGATTCGTCAGCTGGGCGGTATGCGTGGTCTGATGGCGAAGCCGTCGGGTGAGATCATCGAAACGCCGATTAAGGCGAACTTCCGTGAAGGTCTGACGGTACTGGAATACTTCAGTTCGACGCACGGTGCTCGTAAGGGTCTGGCCGATACGGCGTTGAAGACAGCTGACTCGGGTTACCTGACACGTAAGCTGGCCGACGTCGCCCAAAACGTGGTCATCACGATGGAAGACTGCGGCACGACCCAAGGTATCACCAAAAACGTGATTTACCGTGGTGAAAAGGTCGAGGTACGCTTGGCCGACAGCATCAACGGTCGCGTCAGTCGCCAAAACATCGTCGATCCGATCACCGACGAAGTAATCGTCCGTGAAAGCGAAATGATCACGCCAGAGATCGCTCGCAAGGTCGAAGAGATGGGCTTGGAAAAGATCCAAGTTCGCAGCCCGATGACCTGCGATGCACCGTTGGGTATCTGTCGCCGTTGTTACGGCATGGATATGGCGACCGGATCGTTGGTCGAAGAAGGCATGGCCGTCGGTATCATCGCTGCTCAATCGATTGGTGAACCTGGTACACAGCTGACGATGCGTACGTTCCACATCGGTGGTTCGGTCGACGTCGCGATGGAAGATAGCGACATCCGCGCTCAGAAGGGTGGATTCGTTCGCTTGACTCGCTTGCGTGCGGTTATCAACGAAGAGGGCCAGTTGGTCGCGTTGACCCGTAACGGTGAAATCGCGGTTGTCGATGATCGCGGTCGCGAGATCGAAAAGCACGAAGTACCAACCGGTGCAACGCTGCCTGTAAAGGATGGCGAAGAGGTCAAAGCCGGTGCGATCCTTTGCGAATGGAACCCGCACAGCGTGCCGATTCTCGCCGAGGTCGACGGTAAGGTTCGCTTCGACGATATCGTCGAGGGCGAAACGATGAAGCTGGAACGTGAAGCCAGCGGTAACATGCGTATGACGATCATGGAACACAAGGGTGAACTTCACCCGCAGATCGTGATCGAAGACGCCACCGGCGCGACGCTGAACGTTCAATATCTGCCCGAACGTGCTGTGATCAAGATTAAGGAAGGCACTCAGATCAAAACCGGTTCGGCTCTGGCGGAAATGCCACGTGAGTCGGGCGGTGTATCGGACATCACCGGTGGTCTGCCTCGTATTACCGAGATCTTCGAAGCTCGTAAACCGAAGGAACCCGCGGTTATCGCCGAGGTCGACGGTACCGTCGAAATCCTGGCTGAGAAGAAACGCGGTAAGCGAACGATCGTTGTCCGCAGCGAAAGCGGTATCGAACGCGAGCACTTGGTGCCTCACGGTAAGCGATTCTTGGTCCACACCGGCGACATCGTCCGCGCTGGTCAGGCCCTGATCGACGGTCCGTTGGTTCCGCACGATATCCTTCGCGTCTCGGGTGAAGAAGCGGTTCAACAGTACCTGCTGCACGAAGTCCAACAGGTCTATCGTTCGCAGCGTGTGGAGATCAACGATAAGCACGTCGAGATCATCATCGCACGGATGTTGCGTAAGGTGAAAATCGAATCGTCCGGTAACACCAGCATCCTGCCTGGCTTGGTAATGGACCGCTTCGAATTCCGTCGCGCTAACCAATCGATGGCCAAGTGCGTCAAGATCAGCGATAAGGGCGACAGCGATTTCGCCGAATCGTCGATCATTCCGAAGGAAACGTTCGAACAGACCAACGCGGAAATCGAAGCTCTGGGCGGTTCGCCGGCCCGAGGCAAGAAGCCGCGTGGTGCAACCGCGAGTACTCAGTTGTTGGGTATCACGAAGGCATCGGTCCAATCGAGTAGCTTTATCTCGGCGGCGTCGTTCCAAGAAACGACCAAGGTTCTGACCGAAGCGGCTTTGGCCGGCAAGGTCGACCGCTTGGTTGGTTTGAAGGAAAACGTGATCCTGGGTCACTTGATCCCCGCTGGTACCGGTTTCCGCATCTTCCAAGATTCGGAGGTCAGTTACCGCCGCGAAGCGATGGAAGAACTGGCCGGAACCGCACCGCAACAATTGGAAGAGAGCTTCCCATTGTTGGCCGATGGAGCTCCGCCCGCCGACGACAGCGGATCCCAAGCGACTCCGCCAGCGAGCGTCCAAACCTTGGACAGCCTGTTGGGCGGCGGCAAAACGGACGAATAG
- a CDS encoding sensor histidine kinase encodes MTSTQTDHALSDQEKIAYLTHQLQQSQALASLGELTGTATHEFNNVLMTILNYAKLGIRHKDEATRDKALTKILAAAERAAKISQTILATARNRSDDFEPTDLASIIEDSLMLLERELRQYRVSVETDLQDVPAARANGNQIQRVLLNLVINARQAMPEGGTISIGLKTNAEANEVLLTVRDSGSGIPQDQLPNIFEPFFSTKSGPDASGKGGTGLGLSACRDIIQEHGGRIRVESTVGRGTAFIIRLPVASKSESAAA; translated from the coding sequence GTGACTTCGACTCAAACGGACCACGCACTCTCCGACCAAGAAAAAATCGCTTATCTAACGCACCAGTTGCAACAGTCGCAAGCACTTGCGTCGCTGGGTGAATTGACGGGCACCGCCACCCACGAATTCAACAACGTGCTGATGACGATCCTGAACTATGCCAAGTTGGGGATCCGTCACAAAGACGAAGCGACTCGTGACAAGGCGCTCACCAAGATCTTGGCCGCCGCCGAACGGGCTGCAAAAATCTCACAGACCATCCTGGCGACCGCTCGCAACCGCAGCGACGATTTTGAACCGACCGATCTGGCCAGCATCATCGAAGATTCGCTGATGCTGCTGGAACGCGAACTGCGACAATACCGCGTCTCGGTCGAAACCGATCTGCAGGACGTGCCAGCCGCTCGAGCCAACGGCAACCAGATCCAACGCGTCCTGTTGAACCTGGTCATCAACGCCCGCCAAGCGATGCCCGAAGGGGGCACGATCAGCATCGGGCTGAAGACCAACGCCGAAGCCAACGAGGTCCTGCTGACGGTTCGCGACAGCGGTTCAGGCATCCCACAGGACCAGCTGCCGAATATCTTTGAGCCCTTCTTCTCGACCAAGTCGGGGCCCGATGCGTCGGGCAAGGGAGGAACCGGGCTGGGGCTGTCCGCCTGCCGCGATATCATTCAAGAGCATGGTGGCCGGATTCGCGTCGAGAGTACCGTCGGCCGCGGCACCGCGTTTATCATCCGCTTGCCAGTCGCTAGCAAAAGCGAAAGCGCGGCGGCTTAA